Proteins co-encoded in one Malus sylvestris chromosome 9, drMalSylv7.2, whole genome shotgun sequence genomic window:
- the LOC126583820 gene encoding uncharacterized protein LOC126583820: MLTIALKLQPSPKFTYNIHPNSPTTIHPNSPTTFTQIHLQPSPKFTYNIHPNSPTTIHPNSPTTSTQIHLPKFTYNIHPNSPTTIHPNSPTTSTQIHLQQSIQIHLQPPPKFTYNNPPIHLQHPPKQMDGGGSFPKPINRLLHQRIKGGFFYIHFLYSQIGREVTPHQSLEASKLRSSQANPEGSRKPYLFFVKSSFKIKPQRPLKNFHPFKIKPRRPLKKVFIVHHLFVQDQASTAPGSTTLHLHVSKIESEAKFVEEIVTPKSLIQILFCARCSCLIHCRNSVFTNLARPVGLVSTSHLYL, encoded by the exons atgttgaccattgcattaaaactacaaccttcacccaaattcacctacaacatacacccaaattcacctacaacaatccatccaaattcacctacaaccttcacccaaattcacctacaaccttcacccaaattcacctacaacatacacccaaattcacctacaacaatccatccaaattcacctacaacctccacccaaattcacctacccaaattcacctacaacatacacccaaattcacctacaacaatccatccaaattcacctacaacctccacccaaattcac ctacaacaatccatccaaattcacctacaacctccacccaaattcacctacaacaatccaccaattcacctacaacatccaccaaaacaaatggatggtggtggttcattcccaaagcctataaataggctcctccatcaaagaatcaagggAGGATTTTTTTAcatacactttctctactcccaaattggaagagaagtcacaccacaccaaagccttgaagcctcgaaacttagaagctctcaagcaaatcccgaaggatcaagaaagccctatttgttcttcgtgaaatcctccttcaagatcaagccccaacgccccttgaagaacttccacccattcaagatcaagcctcgacggcccttgaagaaggtgttcatcgttcatcatctgttcgtccaagatcaagcctcgacggcccctggatcaacaacactacatctacatgtttcaaagatagaatcagaggccaaattcgtagaagagattgtaacccctaaatcattaatacaaatattattttgtgcacgttgttcttgtctcattcattgcaggaattccgtgtttacaaatttggcacgcccggtgggactagtctctacctctcatctctatctttga